A region from the Nonlabens sp. YIK11 genome encodes:
- the radC gene encoding RadC family protein, with the protein MATPRSYISIKDWSESDRPREKLLQQGSRSLTDAELLAILLGSGTVSMSAVELSRNILSDAGQSLQQLGKKTLKELMVHKGIGEAKAITIAAAMELGRRRAMEMPAQVVKITSSQDAFKVLQPIIGELPHEEFWVLLLDNSNKVLEKHQVSKGGITATHVDHRLLFKQAIAAGAVAIIIAHNHPSGTLKPSKPDQDITRKIKTAGDTLDIKVLDHLIVTQENYYSFADNQLL; encoded by the coding sequence ATGGCGACACCGCGATCTTACATATCCATAAAGGACTGGTCAGAAAGTGATCGCCCTAGAGAAAAATTGCTACAACAAGGCAGCAGGAGCTTGACAGATGCAGAGCTTCTTGCGATTCTTTTGGGTAGCGGGACCGTTTCTATGAGTGCTGTAGAGTTGAGCAGAAACATCTTGAGCGATGCAGGACAGTCACTGCAACAGTTAGGGAAGAAGACGCTCAAAGAGCTCATGGTTCATAAAGGAATAGGAGAGGCTAAAGCCATTACCATCGCTGCAGCCATGGAACTAGGAAGACGCAGGGCTATGGAGATGCCTGCCCAAGTAGTCAAGATCACATCCTCGCAAGACGCGTTCAAGGTATTGCAGCCCATTATAGGCGAGCTACCTCATGAAGAGTTCTGGGTATTGTTGCTGGACAACAGTAATAAAGTTTTGGAGAAACATCAGGTAAGCAAAGGCGGCATCACCGCAACCCATGTAGATCATCGGTTGTTGTTTAAGCAAGCCATAGCTGCTGGTGCCGTGGCCATTATAATCGCACACAATCATCCCAGCGGCACGCTCAAGCCCAGTAAACCAGATCAAGATATCACGCGCAAGATCAAAACGGCTGGTGATACACTCGACATAAAAGTATTGGATCATTTGATCGTTACGCAAGAAAACTACTATAGCTTTGCAGATAACCAGCTCCTATGA
- a CDS encoding NUDIX hydrolase, with product MPQMYKVFVKDIAVIVTSDRDLFPDHDAFNLKTVNFKKLIKAIKKNKVERPLLYSKNEDKLLKRLHKKIPLVLAAGGLVKNQKGEYLFIHRNGKWDLPKGKTEKNESMEATALREVEEETGVENLSINNYIGPTYHVFSRNNKYRLKLTHWYAMTTDYTGQLVPQDKEGIDQAVWLNDEQARESLEQSYANIKDVFLND from the coding sequence ATGCCGCAAATGTATAAAGTTTTTGTCAAAGACATCGCGGTTATCGTGACCTCTGACAGGGATCTTTTTCCTGATCATGATGCTTTCAATCTCAAAACGGTCAATTTCAAAAAGTTGATCAAGGCCATCAAGAAAAATAAAGTGGAGCGACCTTTACTTTACTCTAAGAATGAAGACAAGCTGCTCAAACGTTTGCACAAAAAAATACCACTCGTACTGGCCGCAGGCGGCCTGGTAAAAAACCAAAAAGGCGAGTACCTATTCATTCACCGTAATGGAAAATGGGACTTGCCTAAAGGAAAGACCGAGAAAAACGAGAGCATGGAAGCCACGGCTCTTCGGGAAGTAGAGGAAGAAACTGGTGTAGAAAATCTTTCCATCAACAATTATATAGGGCCTACCTACCATGTGTTTTCACGCAATAACAAGTACAGGCTTAAACTGACACACTGGTATGCCATGACCACCGATTATACCGGTCAACTGGTTCCACAAGACAAAGAAGGTATTGATCAGGCCGTATGGCTCAATGATGAGCAAGCTCGTGAATCACTGGAACAGAGTTATGCCAATATCAAAGACGTATTTCTCAACGATTAA
- a CDS encoding biotin--[acetyl-CoA-carboxylase] ligase, protein MSFQLVKIHATESTNEDLKVRFRESEPPQLTTLYTNHQMAGKGQMGAKWLSEPRKNLTFSILISDLLDGLTDFEINKWVAVTVVEWLRQKLQIQAVIKWPNDILSVNHKLGGILIENILQNGKRQATIIGIGLNINQTDFQELPKAISLKQITGKSWDLEGLLIDFMTFLENSIQSPQESIDRYESLLFKLGRKTTFQCQNEVFEALVQGVTPDGKLRLSVKGTEKTYGLKEVFWIY, encoded by the coding sequence GTGTCCTTTCAATTAGTCAAAATACATGCCACTGAGTCCACTAACGAGGATTTGAAAGTTCGCTTTCGCGAAAGCGAACCGCCACAACTCACCACGCTATATACAAACCACCAGATGGCCGGCAAAGGTCAAATGGGAGCAAAGTGGCTTTCAGAACCACGTAAAAACCTGACATTCAGTATATTGATATCTGATCTACTTGATGGTTTAACAGATTTTGAAATCAATAAATGGGTGGCCGTTACAGTAGTAGAGTGGTTGCGTCAAAAATTACAAATACAGGCAGTTATAAAATGGCCCAACGACATCCTGTCAGTAAATCATAAGCTAGGCGGGATTCTAATCGAAAACATCTTACAAAATGGCAAGCGCCAGGCGACCATCATAGGTATAGGTTTAAACATCAATCAAACAGATTTTCAGGAGCTGCCTAAGGCAATTTCCCTAAAACAGATCACTGGTAAATCTTGGGATCTGGAAGGTTTGCTTATCGACTTTATGACTTTTTTGGAAAATAGTATTCAATCGCCACAGGAATCTATCGATAGATATGAATCGCTACTTTTCAAATTGGGTCGCAAGACGACGTTTCAATGTCAAAATGAGGTATTCGAAGCACTAGTTCAAGGTGTGACCCCAGATGGTAAACTAAGACTATCCGTCAAAGGAACTGAAAAAACCTACGGACTAAAGGAAGTCTTCTGGATCTACTAG
- the pyrE gene encoding orotate phosphoribosyltransferase — protein MVRDKNVGIKTAELLLQIKAIKLQPQKPFTWASGWKSPIYCDNRITLSYPSVRNYLREHLASQIEHLYGKPDVIAGVATGAIGIGMLVADYMNLPFIYVRPEAKKHGRQNQVEGQLNKGQKVVIVEDLISTGMSSLNAATALKDAGAEIKGMVALFSYGFDFAVQNFEDARMELTVLSDYNHLIEVATKQGHFDSKTLELLTSWRKDPSNWNNSNS, from the coding sequence ATGGTCAGAGATAAAAACGTTGGGATAAAAACTGCTGAATTGCTGTTGCAAATAAAGGCAATAAAATTACAACCACAAAAACCTTTCACATGGGCCAGTGGTTGGAAATCTCCTATCTACTGTGACAATCGCATCACGCTCTCCTATCCTAGCGTTCGCAATTATCTTAGAGAACATCTAGCTTCCCAAATTGAACACCTTTACGGCAAACCAGATGTGATCGCTGGTGTTGCCACAGGCGCCATAGGTATAGGTATGCTGGTAGCAGATTATATGAACCTACCTTTTATCTATGTACGGCCAGAAGCAAAAAAACACGGTCGTCAAAATCAGGTAGAAGGGCAACTTAATAAAGGGCAAAAGGTTGTGATCGTAGAGGATCTGATCAGTACTGGAATGAGCAGCCTTAATGCTGCCACCGCTTTAAAAGATGCTGGTGCAGAAATTAAAGGCATGGTCGCTCTTTTCTCCTATGGATTTGACTTTGCTGTTCAAAACTTTGAAGATGCCCGTATGGAACTCACGGTTTTGAGCGACTACAACCACTTGATAGAAGTAGCTACCAAACAAGGTCACTTTGACAGTAAGACTCTTGAATTACTCACCAGCTGGAGAAAAGATCCCAGCAACTGGAACAACAGTAACTCCTAA
- a CDS encoding PASTA domain-containing protein, with translation MNFLQFMFTKTFWVQMLLAVLLVVVLCFGYLYWLDWHTNHGQQITVPDLSRKSLSEADEILEELDLRRHIIDSASFNPDFPPRSVIEQNPKAGLFVKENRQIYIKLNPSGYGKVLVPNVVFKTKRQAIPTLEALGFKIGDITYKQNIAKDMVLEIKHKGENLESGTQLRKASVIDLVLGDGTREGQEYEEESQDIEDENIDVEAVEDDA, from the coding sequence ATGAATTTTTTGCAGTTCATGTTTACCAAGACTTTTTGGGTTCAAATGTTGCTTGCCGTCTTATTGGTGGTGGTTTTGTGTTTTGGTTATCTCTACTGGCTGGACTGGCATACCAATCACGGTCAACAAATCACCGTTCCAGATCTTTCCCGCAAGAGTTTGTCAGAGGCTGATGAAATATTGGAAGAACTGGATCTGCGCCGTCATATCATTGACAGTGCCAGCTTCAATCCTGATTTCCCACCTAGATCAGTGATCGAACAAAATCCCAAGGCTGGTTTATTTGTTAAAGAAAATAGACAGATATACATCAAGCTCAATCCTTCTGGTTATGGAAAGGTGTTGGTGCCTAACGTAGTTTTCAAAACTAAACGTCAAGCCATACCTACACTAGAAGCCCTAGGATTTAAAATAGGTGACATTACTTACAAACAGAACATCGCTAAGGATATGGTGCTTGAAATCAAGCATAAAGGTGAGAATCTAGAATCTGGAACGCAGCTGCGCAAGGCATCAGTCATTGATCTGGTCCTAGGCGATGGAACTAGAGAAGGTCAGGAATATGAAGAAGAATCTCAGGATATCGAAGATGAGAATATCGATGTAGAAGCTGTTGAAGATGATGCTTAA
- a CDS encoding DUF7033 domain-containing protein, protein MILIYCPDLTSRKQYIFKHIFRRMLEVEYEITGELNVFVGHEGTKFSYGDKPLGEETFIWSNGLLSEHGIDDHDIDIIQWDDLPAFFQAPERSDVPFDIFAASFYLITRYEEYFPQVKDDLGRYSPYESIAYKYDFLREPLIDLWIKKFSQVVLKQDFKSLSRKRTPKRTVAIEVATFNKYRKRGLIVNATLFSRHVRNLRLNRAWKQIKTLLNLREDPYDNSDDILVPIKKIRFDRSRDRKNRADMVFFFHLGNYNDFNTGVTYKSKSYVEAIKHIADYVKVGLRFSSNTSSDDVYQEEKRFEELVKRPLQHTMAANSKISMPGHYKLLVDTKTMEDYSMGYVAEPGFRASTSLPFYFYDLDYEVQTPLLIHPYCLHYNTMALQTRSGQQSILKEIQEVVDNVHGNFIVQFHYEHFDRDIKSHALEILESIIDE, encoded by the coding sequence ATGATACTCATTTATTGTCCTGACCTAACTTCTAGAAAGCAATATATTTTCAAGCACATCTTCCGCAGGATGTTGGAAGTGGAGTATGAGATCACTGGAGAGCTCAACGTGTTTGTGGGTCATGAGGGAACTAAATTTTCTTATGGAGACAAACCATTAGGTGAGGAAACTTTTATCTGGTCTAATGGTTTATTAAGCGAGCACGGTATTGACGATCATGACATCGACATTATACAATGGGATGATTTACCGGCATTTTTCCAGGCACCAGAAAGGAGCGATGTTCCTTTCGATATTTTTGCGGCATCGTTTTACCTTATCACAAGGTATGAGGAATATTTCCCGCAGGTAAAAGATGATTTGGGAAGATACAGTCCTTACGAGAGTATCGCCTATAAGTATGATTTTTTGCGAGAGCCGCTCATAGATCTTTGGATCAAGAAATTTTCTCAAGTAGTGTTGAAGCAGGATTTTAAATCGCTTTCGCGAAAGCGAACTCCCAAAAGAACTGTCGCCATAGAAGTAGCTACCTTCAATAAATACAGAAAAAGAGGACTTATTGTCAATGCGACCCTTTTCTCACGACACGTGCGCAATTTACGACTCAACCGCGCCTGGAAGCAGATCAAAACCTTGCTCAATTTACGCGAAGATCCCTATGACAACAGTGATGATATCCTGGTACCTATCAAGAAAATAAGGTTTGATAGGTCTCGAGATAGAAAAAATCGTGCGGACATGGTTTTCTTCTTCCATTTGGGGAATTATAATGATTTCAACACAGGTGTTACCTACAAGAGCAAAAGCTATGTTGAGGCGATCAAACATATTGCAGACTATGTAAAAGTAGGTTTACGCTTCTCATCAAACACATCCAGTGATGATGTGTATCAAGAAGAAAAACGCTTTGAGGAACTGGTAAAAAGACCATTACAGCACACCATGGCGGCAAATTCCAAAATAAGTATGCCAGGACACTACAAGCTGCTGGTAGATACAAAAACCATGGAGGATTATAGCATGGGTTATGTGGCAGAGCCTGGTTTTAGAGCCTCCACAAGCCTGCCTTTTTATTTCTATGATCTGGATTATGAGGTGCAAACGCCTTTGCTTATCCATCCGTATTGTTTGCATTATAACACGATGGCATTGCAAACGCGCAGTGGCCAGCAATCCATATTGAAAGAAATACAGGAAGTGGTCGACAACGTGCATGGAAACTTTATCGTACAGTTTCATTATGAACATTTTGACCGTGACATCAAGAGTCACGCGTTGGAAATATTAGAATCTATAATAGATGAGTAA
- the rsfS gene encoding ribosome silencing factor: MIKENVSTDALISQIVAGIEDVKGNDITILDLREIENTVTSYFIICNGTSNTQVNAIVNSVQRKVSKQLQENAWHVEGASQGEWVLMDYVDVVVHVFQKQIREYYDLEGLWGDAVTTNIESTY; this comes from the coding sequence ATGATTAAAGAAAATGTTTCTACCGATGCTCTTATCTCGCAAATCGTTGCTGGGATTGAAGATGTAAAGGGAAATGATATCACGATACTAGACTTGAGAGAAATTGAAAATACGGTAACCAGCTATTTCATTATCTGCAATGGTACCTCAAATACTCAAGTAAACGCCATAGTAAATTCAGTACAACGGAAGGTAAGCAAGCAACTTCAGGAAAATGCCTGGCATGTTGAAGGTGCGTCTCAAGGTGAATGGGTGCTTATGGATTATGTCGATGTAGTGGTTCATGTTTTTCAAAAACAAATACGTGAATACTATGATCTGGAAGGATTGTGGGGCGATGCCGTTACCACGAATATTGAGAGTACTTACTAA
- the coaD gene encoding pantetheine-phosphate adenylyltransferase, translated as MRRAVFPGSFDPITLGHSDIINRGLNLFDEIIIAIGINADKKYMFELDQRVAFIEELYKNEPKIKVMTYSGLTVDFCKKHEANFILRGLRNPADFEFEKAIGHTNRLLSEIETVFLLTSVRTSYISSSIVRDVMRNNGDYKLLVPNTVEKK; from the coding sequence ATGAGAAGAGCCGTTTTCCCGGGAAGTTTTGATCCCATAACCTTAGGGCACAGCGATATCATCAATCGTGGATTGAATCTTTTTGACGAGATTATCATCGCTATAGGTATCAATGCAGACAAGAAATACATGTTTGAATTGGATCAACGTGTTGCGTTTATAGAAGAACTTTATAAAAATGAGCCTAAGATCAAGGTCATGACCTACTCAGGACTAACGGTGGACTTTTGTAAGAAACATGAAGCCAATTTCATTCTAAGAGGCCTACGCAATCCTGCCGATTTTGAATTTGAAAAAGCTATAGGCCATACCAATAGATTATTAAGCGAGATAGAAACCGTGTTTCTACTCACCAGTGTGCGTACCAGTTACATATCATCTTCCATCGTACGTGATGTGATGCGCAACAATGGTGATTACAAACTACTTGTCCCTAATACCGTAGAGAAAAAATGA
- the yaaA gene encoding peroxide stress protein YaaA, with product MKILLSPAKTLDYETKLPTTRGTQPVFVEEAVQINAKLERQSKKDIQDLMGISENLADLNYQRYKDFKEEHDKSVARPAIYAFAGDVYSGFDAYSLDTQLLDAAQDRIRILSGMYGVLRPLDLLQPYRLEMGTKLPIERNKDLYEFWKDKITPRLNDEMEDDELLVNLASNEYFKAVDKKNQKGKLISPIFKDYKNGKLKVIAFYAKKARGTMARFLVEQKANSLEDILKFSGDDYKYSEKDTVKENEPVFTR from the coding sequence ATGAAGATTCTACTTTCGCCAGCAAAAACTTTGGATTATGAAACAAAGCTTCCTACAACAAGAGGAACTCAACCTGTTTTTGTAGAAGAAGCGGTACAGATCAACGCCAAGCTGGAGCGTCAGTCCAAAAAAGACATTCAGGATCTTATGGGTATTTCTGAAAATCTAGCAGATCTCAATTACCAGCGATACAAGGATTTTAAGGAAGAACATGACAAATCTGTTGCGAGGCCTGCGATTTATGCCTTTGCAGGTGACGTGTATTCTGGATTTGACGCCTACTCTTTAGATACCCAACTTTTAGACGCTGCGCAAGATCGTATTAGAATTCTATCTGGTATGTATGGAGTGTTGAGACCTTTGGACCTGCTGCAACCTTATCGTTTGGAAATGGGAACCAAGCTTCCCATAGAACGAAATAAAGATCTCTACGAATTCTGGAAAGACAAAATTACACCACGCCTTAATGATGAGATGGAAGATGATGAATTGCTGGTAAACCTAGCCAGCAATGAATATTTCAAGGCAGTTGATAAGAAGAATCAGAAAGGCAAGCTTATAAGTCCCATTTTCAAGGATTATAAAAATGGTAAACTTAAAGTGATCGCTTTTTATGCCAAAAAAGCCAGAGGAACGATGGCAAGATTTCTTGTGGAACAAAAGGCCAATAGCCTGGAAGACATTTTGAAATTTAGTGGAGACGATTATAAATACAGCGAGAAGGATACCGTTAAGGAGAACGAACCAGTCTTCACAAGATAG
- a CDS encoding RluA family pseudouridine synthase — protein MLNSYDEDMDEDNLHEHYHFVASAGQVPLRIDKFLMNFIENSTRNKIQSAIKDGSVRVNGDIVKSNYKVKPEDDIKVLLNHPPHENLLVAENIPLDIVYEDDTLVVVNKPAGMVVHPGHGNYSGTLINALIYHFENLPNNSSERPGLVHRIDKDTSGLLVVAKTEHAMSYLSAQFAAKTSEREYVAIAWGNFVEPKGTVEGNIGRHPKNRLQNTVWEGDDSDKGKPAVTHYEVLEDLGYVSVIKCKLETGRTHQIRVHLKHIGHTLFNDERYGGDRILKGTNFTKYKQFVDNCFKVLPRQALHAKTLGFEHPVTKEWMSFSSDIPEDMAACIEKWRSYASHAHL, from the coding sequence ATGCTTAATAGCTATGATGAGGACATGGATGAGGATAATCTCCATGAACATTACCATTTTGTTGCGAGTGCTGGTCAGGTACCTTTAAGGATTGATAAATTCTTGATGAATTTTATCGAGAATTCCACACGCAATAAAATCCAGAGTGCGATCAAGGACGGATCTGTAAGGGTCAACGGCGATATTGTAAAATCCAATTATAAGGTAAAACCAGAGGACGATATCAAGGTACTATTGAATCATCCACCGCACGAGAACCTGCTGGTGGCAGAAAATATACCGTTAGATATTGTTTATGAAGATGACACACTTGTTGTAGTCAACAAACCAGCAGGAATGGTGGTTCATCCAGGTCACGGTAATTATTCAGGTACTTTGATCAATGCACTTATTTATCACTTTGAGAACTTACCCAATAATTCAAGTGAACGTCCAGGTTTGGTCCACAGGATTGACAAGGACACCAGTGGCTTGTTAGTGGTTGCCAAGACAGAACACGCCATGTCTTACTTATCAGCCCAGTTTGCTGCCAAAACCAGTGAGCGTGAATATGTGGCCATCGCTTGGGGAAACTTTGTAGAACCAAAGGGAACAGTCGAAGGTAACATAGGCAGGCATCCTAAAAACAGATTACAGAACACCGTCTGGGAAGGCGATGATAGCGATAAAGGGAAACCTGCGGTAACGCATTATGAGGTCCTCGAGGATTTGGGATATGTTTCTGTCATTAAATGTAAACTGGAAACGGGTCGCACGCACCAGATTAGGGTACACCTCAAGCATATAGGTCATACCTTGTTTAATGATGAGCGTTATGGTGGTGATCGCATTTTAAAAGGGACCAACTTTACCAAATACAAACAGTTTGTAGATAACTGTTTTAAAGTGCTGCCCAGACAGGCGCTACACGCCAAAACATTAGGCTTTGAACATCCAGTTACTAAGGAATGGATGAGTTTCTCAAGTGATATTCCAGAAGATATGGCAGCCTGCATTGAAAAATGGCGCAGTTATGCCAGTCATGCGCACTTATAG
- a CDS encoding D-alanine--D-alanine ligase has product MRNIAVIMGGYSSEKEISIKSGHVIMENLDPKLFKGFPIIIEKNRWFLKTENNTYDIDKNDFTVNVDGERINFDAVYNTIHGTPGEDGIFQAYLELLDMPQTSCDSYQSAITFNKRDCIAVLKPWSIHTGRHLYLNEGEDVNFDHIVEVVGLPCFVKANRSGSSFGVSKVYEVSAFAKALQTAFAVDDEIIIESFLDGMEVSVGIYQIGDTVHSLPPTEIVSENDFFDYEAKYMGKAQEITPARLTESATLAVQELSKRIYSILKLKGIARADFIFHEGTPHFIEINTNPGMSRESIIPQQIRAAGKELSTVLTAIIEDTIKNHKK; this is encoded by the coding sequence ATGAGAAACATCGCAGTCATCATGGGCGGCTATTCCAGTGAGAAAGAAATTTCCATCAAGAGCGGTCACGTCATTATGGAAAATCTAGATCCTAAATTATTCAAGGGGTTTCCCATAATTATTGAAAAAAATAGATGGTTTCTCAAGACCGAAAACAACACCTATGACATTGATAAAAATGATTTTACAGTAAATGTTGATGGCGAGCGTATCAATTTTGATGCGGTTTACAATACGATACATGGTACGCCAGGCGAGGACGGTATTTTCCAGGCTTATCTGGAGCTTCTTGACATGCCGCAAACTTCTTGCGACTCCTATCAATCTGCCATTACTTTTAATAAAAGGGATTGTATTGCGGTGTTAAAACCCTGGAGCATCCATACCGGCAGGCATTTGTATCTTAATGAAGGTGAAGACGTTAATTTTGATCATATTGTAGAAGTGGTAGGTCTGCCCTGTTTTGTAAAGGCAAATCGCAGTGGTAGTAGTTTTGGCGTTTCAAAAGTCTATGAGGTTTCCGCTTTCGCGAAAGCGTTACAAACCGCATTTGCAGTGGACGATGAAATCATCATTGAATCCTTCCTGGATGGAATGGAAGTATCTGTAGGCATATATCAAATAGGTGACACCGTTCATTCTTTACCTCCAACTGAAATCGTGAGCGAAAACGACTTCTTTGACTATGAGGCAAAGTATATGGGTAAAGCCCAGGAAATCACGCCAGCACGACTCACAGAGTCTGCCACACTGGCGGTTCAAGAATTAAGCAAACGCATTTACAGCATTTTGAAATTAAAGGGAATTGCAAGGGCAGACTTCATATTCCATGAAGGAACACCGCATTTTATAGAAATCAATACCAATCCTGGGATGAGTCGCGAGAGCATCATCCCACAACAAATCAGGGCTGCAGGTAAAGAACTTAGTACCGTACTGACTGCCATTATTGAAGACACCATAAAAAACCACAAGAAATGA
- a CDS encoding M14 family metallopeptidase: protein MRKTYLLAIAFAVLSCKDTSNDTNSATTTTDTEYLTPFEKGNGNQTATYQECIDFYQQLAAGFSTITIEEVGNTDAGKPLHVVHYSNKSIDWDSPNEDRIKIMINNGIHPGESDGIDATMMLMRDLATGNLKVDDNVIFSSVAIYNIGGSLNRNSTTRTNQNGPESYGFRGNARNYDLNRDFIKADSRNARAFATAFHKIKPDLFIDNHVSNGADYQYTLTHLFTQHNRLGGAAGDYLHDSLQPTLEKALEKRSLPITPYVNVFNQSPEDGFSQFVDYPRYSTGYTSLWNVLGMMVETHMLKPYKDRVVGTKAIMEEMIAIGSRDIKKIKEVRKSNFKDFQENPFYASSFELDQTKADTLNFLGYEAINEVSDLTGNKLQTYDRKQPFSKKTAFQNYFKATDSIRVPEYYVIPQGQWEVLDLLRLNNVIMKPLEKDSTFTVGTYKIESYDTASNAYEGHYPHSNIVVSEKVGKVRFRESDIIIPTAQPGIKYILETLEPVMSDSFFKWNFFDTILQQKEGYSAYVFEATAKKMLDENEQLKREFDSLKRADARFAASNGAQLSWLHKRSPNYEPAHLTYPIYRLN from the coding sequence ATGAGAAAAACCTATTTACTAGCCATCGCTTTTGCAGTTTTAAGTTGTAAGGACACGTCGAATGACACCAATTCAGCTACTACAACCACAGATACAGAATATCTTACTCCTTTTGAAAAAGGTAATGGCAACCAAACCGCTACCTATCAAGAATGTATTGATTTTTACCAGCAGCTGGCCGCAGGTTTTAGCACCATCACGATAGAAGAAGTGGGCAATACAGATGCCGGTAAACCACTTCACGTCGTACACTATTCCAATAAAAGCATAGATTGGGATTCTCCTAACGAGGATCGTATCAAGATCATGATCAATAATGGTATACATCCAGGAGAAAGCGATGGTATTGATGCCACCATGATGTTGATGCGAGACCTTGCCACAGGCAACTTAAAAGTAGACGACAACGTCATCTTTAGCTCTGTCGCGATTTACAACATAGGTGGTTCCCTAAACCGAAACTCTACCACAAGAACGAACCAAAACGGCCCAGAATCTTATGGTTTTAGAGGAAACGCGAGAAACTACGACCTCAATCGTGATTTTATAAAGGCAGACAGTCGCAATGCCAGAGCCTTTGCCACTGCATTCCATAAAATCAAACCAGATCTTTTTATTGACAACCATGTGAGCAATGGTGCAGACTATCAATATACCCTGACTCATCTTTTTACACAGCACAATCGATTGGGCGGAGCTGCAGGAGATTATCTGCATGACAGTCTGCAACCTACACTGGAAAAAGCGCTTGAAAAGAGATCGCTACCTATTACACCTTATGTAAACGTTTTCAATCAATCGCCAGAAGACGGCTTTAGCCAGTTTGTGGATTATCCCAGATATTCTACGGGATACACTTCGCTGTGGAACGTGCTGGGAATGATGGTAGAAACACACATGTTGAAACCCTATAAAGATAGGGTGGTGGGAACCAAGGCGATCATGGAAGAAATGATTGCCATAGGCAGCAGGGACATCAAAAAAATCAAAGAAGTTAGAAAGTCAAACTTCAAGGATTTTCAAGAGAATCCGTTTTATGCTTCCAGCTTTGAGTTGGATCAAACTAAGGCCGATACGCTTAACTTTTTGGGCTATGAAGCGATCAACGAGGTAAGTGATTTGACGGGAAACAAATTACAGACTTATGATAGGAAACAGCCATTTAGCAAGAAAACGGCTTTTCAAAACTATTTCAAGGCGACAGACTCCATTCGCGTTCCTGAATATTATGTGATCCCGCAGGGTCAATGGGAAGTGTTGGATCTATTGAGACTCAACAATGTGATCATGAAACCTCTGGAAAAGGATAGCACCTTTACGGTAGGAACCTACAAAATAGAAAGTTATGACACGGCCAGCAACGCCTATGAAGGTCACTACCCGCATAGCAATATTGTTGTTAGTGAGAAGGTTGGGAAAGTTCGCTTTCGCGAAAGCGATATCATCATACCTACGGCACAACCTGGAATCAAATACATTTTAGAAACGCTAGAGCCCGTTATGTCTGACTCTTTTTTTAAGTGGAATTTCTTCGATACGATACTACAGCAAAAAGAAGGTTACTCTGCCTATGTTTTTGAAGCTACGGCAAAAAAGATGCTGGATGAAAATGAACAACTTAAAAGAGAATTTGACTCACTCAAGCGTGCCGATGCTCGTTTTGCCGCCAGCAATGGTGCCCAGTTGTCATGGCTTCATAAAAGGTCTCCCAATTATGAACCGGCGCACCTTACGTATCCTATCTATCGATTGAATTAA